The Naumovozyma dairenensis CBS 421 chromosome 1, complete genome genome includes a region encoding these proteins:
- the NDAI0A00680 gene encoding uncharacterized protein (similar to Saccharomyces cerevisiae RNH203 (YLR154C); ancestral locus Anc_1.130): MGGHTDLSDCIIQVNKDNNAIKGSLNFVPIKIHMNDKTKEFSNNFIVTNTPIQLGNNKQWNRLETFLRGAKLIGTDISLHDNETLILSQREIQDNDSLSTTCDPKQIYVVDSTIDKMLNFEREGNEQRIEEELNKFYEYIQLNNLLHNNDI; the protein is encoded by the coding sequence ATGGGGGGACATACGGATTTATCTGATTGTATAATTCAAGTAAACAAAGATAACAATGCAATAAAGGGATCATTGAACTTCGTTCCCATCAAAATACATATGAATGATAAAACTAAGGAGTTTTCTAACAATTTCATAGTAACTAACACCCCGATACAATTGGGCAATAATAAACAATGGAATAGATTAGAGACGTTTTTGAGAGGAGCCAAACTCATAGGTACAGATATTAGTTTGCATGACAACGAAACTTTGATATTAAGTCAGAGAGAAATTCAAGACAATGATTCTTTAAGTACTACGTGTGATCCAAAACAAATATACGTAGTAGATTCAACGATAGATAAAATGTTGAACTTTGAAAGAGAGGGGAATGAACAGAGGATAGAGGAAGAACTTAATAAATTCTATGAATAcattcaattaaataatttgcttcataataatgatatatag
- the GIN4 gene encoding protein kinase GIN4 (similar to Saccharomyces cerevisiae KCC4 (YCL024W) and GIN4 (YDR507C); ancestral locus Anc_1.52), with the protein MTSVVGETKMKGDTIGPWKLGKTLGLGSTGKVELAYNETTSQQAAIKIISKSIFSQGTVGESSMVSNSSPDALPYGIEREIIIMKLLRHPNVLSLYDVWETNSKLYMILEYAEKGELFNLLVERGPLPEKEAIRFFRQIIIGISYCHALGIVHRDLKPENLLLDHKLNIKIADFGMAALETKDKMLETSCGSPHYAAPEIVSGVPYHGFQSDVWSCGVILFALLTGRLPFDEEDGNIRNLLLKVQSGEYEMPDDDEISKEAQDLIGRILTVDPEQRIKTRDILKHPLLQKYPSIKDSRSIKNLPREDTYLYPLSENNSIIDDSILQNLVALWHGRDKDDIAGKLRESGADAEKTVYALLYRFKVEAEKMNTCSSPRRKNRISMISVSSSHKRPVSMKKISTVQNNTPPSNRRLSISLSSTQRKRMSGILQHTNSSPTPSRTKRISVINIDDSENKAPPPVPMEMLEDYKNNSKNVRRTIKKKKKKKNNYRLTLVNNKRVSITTKLLSTYAKLSEDDNWEYIERETKRTSSDFATLIDELFEHEKYERIRKEKEELERKVRETRVREQRREEEERAELQREQLKLQQKIDEEISKLKEDALEKDNFRSVSAPIKENEDEDENENELRNRRQFSLQTRPVSRLDPGILYSAPAEIPSYERVVVNESGNKSSAQQQRKILETIRRSKFLGSSFNIQQELEFSQRNVLVPTKEQVVDVDEVKLEGGLRKISEVKIPQFTRKSRHFSDSNKRLSVLSMYSTKQSYTNLGHILKDGTEESEPAKKTPELLFESGRDDRLYEVSEEPEIQEEKEDIETVTLPQLPPLKQSANTNANANETEINGLAIFRPKENIELEDITKEVKEVIPSQDHGKDKPIAINNPKQRLEVKPERQLDEIAPNKVGTTEKKRNVSFFRKFSNNSATIKGYDHEIYVNIGSRQLYTGLRKLLEGWTQYGLKDVRSDNTAMKITGKLANDNILSLRSTLFELLVEPKGSKYSLIGFTKVQGSSKVVRRLFTEIEKVLNKEGVL; encoded by the coding sequence ATGACATCGGTTGTAGGAGAAACCAAGATGAAAGGAGATACGATTGGTCCGTGGAAGTTGGGTAAAACACTCGGTTTAGGTAGCACAGGTAAAGTTGAATTAGCATACAATGAAACCACTTCCCAACAAGCAGCCATCAAGATAATATCGAAATCTATATTTTCTCAAGGGACCGTTGGTGAATCCTCGATGGTCTCTAACTCGAGTCCCGATGCATTACCATACGGTATTGAGcgtgaaattattataatgaagTTACTTAGACATCCGAATGTGCTTTCTTTGTATGATGTATGGGAAAccaattccaaattataCATGATTTTAGAATATGCAGAAAAGGGAGAGTTGTTCAATTTACTAGTGGAACGTGGTCCTTTGCCTGAGAAGGAGGCAATTCGATTCTTCAGACAAATAATTATAGGAATTTCATATTGTCATGCTTTGGGGATTGTCCATCGTGATTTAAAGCCCgagaatttattattggatcataaattaaatatcaAGATTGCCGATTTTGGTATGGCAGCGTTAGAGACTAAGGACAAGATGTTGGAGACTAGTTGTGGGTCCCCTCATTATGCAGCACCGGAGATTGTTTCTGGTGTGCCCTACCATGGGTTTCAAAGTGATGTTTGGTCTTGTGgtgttatattatttgcatTACTTACTGGTAGATTACCgtttgatgaagaagatgggAATATTAGAAATCTTTTGTTGAAAGTACAAAGCGGTGAATATGAGATGcctgatgatgatgagatATCTAAAGAAGCTCAAGATTTAATTGGGAGGATTTTGACTGTTGATCCTGAGCAAAGAATCAAAACGAGGGATATTCTTAAGCATCCGCTGTTACAGAAATATCCAAGTATTAAAGATTCGAGAAGTATTAAGAATTTACCAAGAGAAGATACGTATTTGTATCCGTTGTCTGAGAATAATTCGATAATTGATGACTCTATTTTGCAGAATTTAGTTGCTCTATGGCATGGTAGGGATAAGGATGACATAGCTGGTAAATTGAGAGAGTCTGGAGCCGATGCTGAGAAAACAGTGTATGCGTTGTTGTATCGTTTTAAAGTGGAAGCAGAAAAGATGAATACATGTAGTAGTCCACGAAGGAAGAATAGGATATCAATGATAAGTGTTTCCTCTTCGCACAAGAGGCCTGTTTCtatgaagaagatttcTACTGTGCAGAACAATACCCCTCCTTCAAACAGACGATTATCAATAAGTTTATCTAGTACACAACGCAAGAGAATGTCTGGTATTCTTCAGCATACCAATTCGTCACCCACGCCGTCACGTACCAAACGAATTTCTGTGATTAATATCGACGATTCGGAAAACAAAGCACCTCCTCCTGTGCCAATGGAAATGTTGGAAGATTACAAAAACAATAGCAAGAACGTGCGTCGTACGattaagaagaagaagaagaagaagaataattaTAGATTGACGTTGGTTAATAATAAACGTGTTTCTATAACGACAAAATTGTTGTCTACGTATGCAAAATTGtctgaagatgataattgGGAATACATTGAAAGGGAGACTAAGAGGACCAGTTCTGATTTTGCGACATTGATTGATGAACTATTTGAACATGAGAAATATGAAAGGATTCGAAAGGAGAAGGAAGAATTGGAGCGTAAGGTCAGAGAGACAAGGGTGCGTGAACAACGTAGAGAGGAGGAGGAGCGTGCAGAGTTACAAAGGGAGCAGTTAAAATTGCAACAGAAGATTGATGAGGAGATTTCTAAATTGAAGGAGGATGCATTGGAGAAAGATAATTTTAGGTCTGTGTCCGCTCCTATTAAAGAGAACGAGGACGAGGACGAAAACGAGAATGAATTGCGTAACCGTCGTCAATTTTCGTTACAAACAAGACCGGTATCAAGATTAGATCCAGGTATATTGTATTCTGCGCCAGCTGAGATACCTAGCTACGAGCGTGTGGTGGTGAATGAAAGTGGGAATAAGAGTTCTGCCCAACAACAACGGAAGATCTTGGAAACTATTAGAAGGTCAAAGTTTTTAGGTTCGTCGTTTAATATTCAACAGGAGCTAGAGTTTTCACAGAGAAATGTACTCGTACCAACCAAGGAGCAAGTTGTGGACGTTGATGAAGTAAAACTTGAAGGTGGATTGAGAAAGATTTCTGAGGTCAAGATTCCTCAGTTTACAAGAAAATCAAGACATTTCAGTGATTCCAACAAAAGGTTGTCAGTGTTGTCGATGTATTCGACCAAGCAGTCGTACACGAATCTTGGGCATATTTTGAAGGATGGTACAGAGGAGAGTGAGCCTGCGAAGAAAACCcctgaattattatttgagaGTGGAAGAGATGATAGGTTGTATGAGGTGTCAGAGGAGCCGGAgattcaagaagaaaaggaagataTTGAGACTGTCACTTTACCACAATTACCACCGCTAAAACAGAGCGCAAACACAAACGCAAACGCAAACGAAACCGAAATTAATGGGCTTGCAATCTTCCGTCCAAAGGAGAATATTGAGTTAGAAGACATTACGAAGGAGGTTAAAGAGGTGATTCCATCGCAGGATCATGGAAAAGACAAACCTATTGCTATAAACAATCCCAAACAGAGACTTGAGGTCAAACCAGAACGTCAATTGGATGAGATCGCACCGAACAAGGTCGGCACAACCGAAAAGAAACGAAATGTCTCGTTTTTCCGAAAGTTCTCCAATAATTCCGCCACAATAAAAGGTTACGATCACGAGATATATGTTAACATCGGTTCGCGACAGTTGTATACTGGATTGAGAAAGTTGTTAGAAGGATGGACACAGTATGGATTAAAAGACGTGAGGTCAGACAATACCGCAATGAAGATTACCGGGAAATTAGCTAATGACAATATACTTTCGTTAAGGTCTACACTGTTCGAACTACTGGTAGAGCCTAAGGGATCCAAGTATAGTCTGATTGGGTTTACAAAAGTGCAAGGATCTAGTAAAGTTGTGAGACGGTTATTTACTGAAATCGAAAAAGTATTAAATAAAGAGGGTGTTTTATAA
- the SMT3 gene encoding SUMO family protein SMT3 (similar to Saccharomyces cerevisiae SMT3 (YDR510W); ancestral locus Anc_1.51) — MSEPAQSNGQTPDVKPDVKPDVKTETHINLKVSDGSSEIFFKIKRTTPLKRLMEAFAKRQGKEMNSLRFLYDGIRVQADQTPEDLDMEDNDIIEAHREQIGGSFAC, encoded by the coding sequence ATGTCTGAACCAGCTCAATCTAACGGTCAAACCCCAGACGTTAAGCCCGATGTTAAGCCTGATGTCAAGACTGAAACTCACATCAATCTAAAGGTTTCAGATGGTTCTTCCGAgattttcttcaagattAAGAGGACTACTCCTTTGAAGAGATTAATGGAAGCTTTTGCTAAGAGACAAGGTAAGGAAATGAATTCTTTGAGGTTTTTGTATGATGGGATTAGAGTGCAAGCTGATCAAACCCCTGAAGATTTAGATATGGAAGATAATGACATTATTGAAGCTCATAGAGAACAAATAGGTGGTTCATTTGCATGTTAA
- the NDAI0A00670 gene encoding homeobox domain-containing protein (ancestral locus Anc_1.122) codes for MLLQDSFNETSQDILNSSLSLFKKSLLLKQVYENYLYYRSRSPISKENKLLLENIFQKKPWLNTKEREFVAKSCGMSALQVRVWFINKRMRTKIK; via the exons ATGTTATTACAAGATAGTTTCAACGAAACTTCACAG GATATTCTGAATTCGTCGCTTAGTTTGTTTAAGAAGAGTTTACTTCTTAAACAGGTGTATGAGAATTACTTGTACTATAGATCAAGGTCGCCTATCTCCAAGGAGAATAAACTATtgttagaaaatattttccagAAAAAGCCGTGGTTGAATACGAAAGAAAGGGAATTTGTTGCAAAATCCTGTGGAATGTCAGCATTGCAAGTCAGAGTGTGG TTCATAAATAAACGCATGCGTactaaaataaaataa
- the NDAI0A00630 gene encoding nitroreductase family protein yields MSALNNFLEIVENRRTIYNLKPELTAGVTIEDVQKTVQSIVKNTPTAFNSQPNRAIILTGEAHKSLWNTVAAAMPSDGAKMRPTSCRDEAYGSVIFFTDDKVTEKLQADFPAFADAFPQCAQHTTGAAQIMSWAAVEALGLGGHLQHYNGLVKGALPKDIPESWSVHSQLVFGARNGEPDNKTYIHNPIKIYN; encoded by the coding sequence ATGTCTGCATTAAACAACTTTTTAGAAATTGTCGAAAACCGTCGTACCATTTACAATCTAAAACCAGAATTGACCGCAGGTGTCACCATTGAAGATGTTCAAAAGACAGTTCAATCCATTGTCAAGAACACTCCAACTGCCTTCAATTCTCAACCAAACCGTGCTATCATCTTAACCGGAGAAGCACACAAGAGTCTTTGGAACACTGTTGCTGCAGCAATGCCATCCGATGGTGCCAAGATGAGACCAACTTCATGTAGAGATGAAGCTTATGGTTCCgttattttcttcacaGATGATAAAGTTACAGAAAAACTACAAGCTGATTTCCCAGCATTCGCAGATGCGTTCCCACAATGTGCCCAACATACTACTGGTGCTGCTCAAATCATGTCATGGGCCGCAGTCGAAGCATTAGGATTAGGTGGTCATCTACAACATTACAATGGATTAGTTAAGGGTGCCTTACCAAAGGATATCCCTGAATCTTGGAGTGTTCATTCTCAATTAGTCTTTGGTGCTAGAAATGGTGAACCTGATAACAAGACTTACATTCACAACCCAATTAAGATCTATAATTAA
- the NDAI0A00640 gene encoding amino acid permease (similar to Saccharomyces cerevisiae AGP1 (YCL025C) and GNP1 (YDR508C); ancestral locus Anc_1.50), with protein sequence MSSSGSNENVGHSRYEMNDLKKKSKTSEFETTENEVEYFAQTDSQLPSSTLSNDFEPISQDQNTTSHSRTRAKFQNFIDSFKRADKEQPSTLEHDLTKTFEGTLEPSEDGTQPAEVAGKSEELKHSIKPRHVIMISLGTGIGTGMLVGNGTSLANSGPAGLVIGYAIMGSCIYCIIQATGEMAVLYSKLIGGFNSYPSFLIEPALGFSVAWVYCIQWLCVCPLELVTASMTIKYWTTKVDPDVFVVIFYVLIILINVLGGAAGYAEAEFFFNSCKILMLLGFFILGIILICGGAGDDGYIGGRYWHDPGAFRGEHAIDRFKGVVSTLVNAAFAFGLSEMIGVTASEQSNPRKAIPSAAKKMIYRIVCIYLGSVVIVGFLVPWNSDQLLGSSGGGVKASPYVLAVSTHGVRVVPHFINAVILLSVLSVANSAFYSSSRLLLGLAEQGYAPKIFKYVDREGRPTMGMCVAALVNVISFCATSPKEDQVFVWLLAISGLSQLFTWSAICLSHIRFRRAMAVQGRSLGEIGFKSQCGVWGSWYAFIMMMLILIAQFWVAIAPIGEGRLDVQAFFENYLAAPILIALYFGYKIYTKDWRLFIRAKDIDLDINRDVFDEELIRQEEEEYKEKMRNAPIWQKIYEFWC encoded by the coding sequence atgTCTTCATCAGGCTCTAATGAGAATGTAGGCCATTCTCGATATGAAATGAAcgatttgaaaaaaaaatctaaAACAAGTGAATTCGAAACTACAGAAAATGAAGTGGAATATTTCGCACAAACAGATTCACAATTACCATCATCCACCCTATCAAACGATTTCGAACCCATTTCACAAGATCAAAACACCACATCACATAGCAGAACACGAgcaaaattccaaaattttaTAGATTCCTTCAAAAGAGCTGATAAGGAACAACCGTCCACATTAGAACACGACTTAACAAAGACCTTCGAAGGAACCCTGGAACCAAGTGAAGATGGAACACAACCAGCAGAAGTAGCTGGTAAGTCagaagaattgaaacatTCCATTAAACCAAGACACGTCATCATGATCTCATTGGGTACTGGTATTGGTACTGGTATGTTAGTGGGTAATGGTACATCTTTAGCTAACTCAGGTCCTGCTGGGTTAGTCATTGGGTACGCCATCATGGGATCATGTATATATTGTATCATTCAAGCTACTGGTGAAATGGCTGTCTTGTATTCTAAATTAATCGGTGGGTTCAATTCATATccttcatttttaattgaaCCTGCCCTCGGGTTCTCTGTCGCTTGGGTTTATTGTATACAATGGCTTTGTGTTTGTCCATTGGAATTGGTCACGGCATCAATGACTATCAAATATTGGACTACGAAAGTGGATCCAGATGTCTTTGTTGTGATATTTTATGTCTtgattattcttattaatGTCCTTGGTGGTGCTGCAGGTTATGCAGAAGCagaattcttctttaattcatGTAAGATTTTAATGCTTTTAGGCTTCTTTATTCTGGGTATCATTTTAATTTGTGGTGGTGCAGGTGATGACGGATACATTGGTGGTAGATATTGGCATGATCCTGGTGCCTTTAGAGGTGAACATGCAATCGACCGTTTTAAAGGTGTCGTATCCACATTAGTTAATGCTGCGTTTGCATTCGGTTTAAGTGAAATGATCGGTGTCACCGCTAGTGAACAATCTAACCCACGTAAGGCAATCCCATCAGCTGCTAAAAAGATGATCTACAGAATTGTTTGTATCTATTTAGGTTCAGTGGTAATTGTCGGGTTTTTGGTTCCATGGAATTCTGACCAATTGTTAGGTTCTAGTGGTGGTGGTGTTAAGGCATCTCCTTATGTCCTGGCTGTTTCAACTCATGGTGTTCGTGTGGTTCCACATTTCATCAATGCAGTGATTTTATTATCTGTTCTATCAGTGGCAAACTCTGCATTCTATTCCAGTTCCCGTTTATTATTAGGTTTAGCTGAACAAGGTTATGCTCCAAAGATTTTCAAATACGTTGATAGAGAAGGTAGACCAACTATGGGTATGTGTGTTGCTGCCCTAGTGAATGTCATCTCATTCTGTGCCACATCACCAAAGGAAGATCAAGTTTTCGTTTGGTTGTTGGCTATTTCGGGGTTATCTCAATTATTCACTTGGTCTGCCATTTGTTTGTCACATATTAGATTTAGAAGAGCCATGGCTGTTCAAGGAAGATCATTGGGTGAAATTGGTTTCAAATCTCAATGTGGTGTATGGGGATCTTGGTATGCGTTcattatgatgatgttgattttgattGCTCAATTCTGGGTTGCTATTGCACCAATTGGTGAAGGAAGATTAGATGTTCAAGCCTTCTTTGAGAATTATTTGGCGGCCCCAATTTTGATTGCACTTTACTTTGGCTACAAGATATATACAAAGGACTGGAGGTTATTCATCAGAGCTAAGGACATTGATTTAGATATCAATAGAGATGTgtttgatgaagaattgattaggcaagaagaagaagaatataaagaaaagatgaGAAATGCACCAATTTGGCAGAAAATTTATGAATTCTGGTGTTGA
- the NDAI0A00620 gene encoding nitroreductase family protein, producing MANVQEFLNTIENRRTIYNLKPELPEGITVEDIKETVQRITKNGPSAFNSQPNRALILTGTTHKKVWDSVVNAMPTDNAKMRPKACRDEAYGSVIFFVEEKATQKLQSDFAAFAEVFPACAQQSSGAVQIESWAAVEALGLGCNLQHYNPLVRAALPQDVPTSWTVHSQLIFGVKNGEAGAKEFNENPVKIYN from the coding sequence aTGGCGAACGTTCAAGAATTTCTAAACACCATTGAAAACCGTCGTACAATCTACAATCTAAAACCAGAATTACCAGAAGGTATCACCGTGGAAGACATTAAGGAAACAGTGCAAAGAATCACCAAGAATGGTCCTAGTGCATTCAATTCTCAACCAAATCGTGCCCTAATCCTAACTGGTACCACACATAAGAAAGTTTGGGATTCAGTTGTGAATGCAATGCCTACTGATAATGCCAAGATGAGACCAAAAGCCTGTAGAGATGAAGCTTACGGGTCTGTAATTTTCTTTGTGGAAGAAAAGGCCACCCAAAAGTTACAATCTGATTTTGCTGCATTTGCTGAAGTGTTCCCAGCTTGTGCGCAACAAAGTTCTGGTGCTGTACAAATTGAATCCTGGGCTGCTGTGGAAGCCTTAGGGTTAGGTTGTAATTTACAACATTATAACCCATTGGTTAGAGCTGCTTTACCTCAAGATGTTCCTACTTCATGGACTGTACATTCTCAATTGATTTTCGGTGTTAAGAATGGAGAAGCTGGTGCCAAGGAATTTAACGAAAACCCTGTCAAGATCTACAACTAA
- the NDAI0A00610 gene encoding amino acid permease (similar to Saccharomyces cerevisiae ALP1 (YNL270C) and CAN1 (YEL063C); ancestral locus Anc_1.83) has translation MDKKQEEPLKNGKIKSSSYELDDYPLHRRTNSVHSIPSQITIESQEEEIANGQIREAEVKRELKQRHIGMIALGGTIGTGLFIGLSTPLTNAGPVGALIAYLFMGTLVYSVTQSLGEMATFIPVTSSFTVFSQRFLSPSFGAANGYMYWFSWAITFALELSVVGQIIQFWTSAVPIVAWISIFWVLLVAMNMFPVRFYGEFEFWVASIKVLAIMGFLIYCLCMVCGAGVTGPVGFRYWRNPGPMGPGIIAKNLNEAKFLGWVSSLINAAFTYQGTELVGITAGEAANPRKSVPRAIKKVVFRILFFYIGSLFFIGLLVPYNDPKLTSDDSYVAASPFIISIQNSGTPILPHIFNAVILSTIISAANSNVYVGSRIMFGLSKSKLAPRILSRTNKNGVPWVSVIFTGLFGALAYMETSTGGEAAFNWLLNITGVAGFFSWLFISISHVRFMQALEYRGISRDDLPFKAKFMPGLAYYAIFFMTLIIIIQGFTSFCPSFDGIDFLAAYISCFLFIAIWIVFQLWFRCRLIWKIEDVDIDTDRRDIEEVVWEDPPPVTFWDKFWNVVA, from the coding sequence ATGgataaaaaacaagaagagccattgaaaaatggcAAAATTAAATCCTCATCCTATGAACTAGACGACTACCCACTCCATAGACGCACCAATAGTGTACATTCCATCCCATCCCAAATAACGATAGAAtcacaagaagaagaaatcgCCAATGGTCAAATAAGAGAAGCAGAAGTGAAACGTGAGTTGAAACAACGTCACATCGGAATGATCGCCCTAGGAGGAACCATTGGTACCGGTTTATTCATCGGTTTATCCACTCCTCTAACTAACGCAGGCCCCGTTGGAGCACTGATTGCATATTTATTCATGGGTACACTAGTGTATAGCGTCACTCAATCATTGGGGGAAATGGCTACATTCATTCCAGTCACTTCCTCATTCACTGTCTTTTCACAAAGATTCCTTTCTCCATCATTTGGGGCCGCAAACGGATACATGTATTGGTTCTCTTGGGCTATTACTTTCGCATTGGAATTGTCAGTCGTGGGacaaattattcaattctgGACCTCTGCCGTACCCATAGTCGCTTGGATTAGTATATTTTGGGTACTGTTAGTCGCTATGAATATGTTCCCCGTAAGGTTTTATGGggaatttgaattttggGTAGCTTCTATTAAAGTGTTGGCTATCATGGGATTCTTAATTTATTGTTTATGTATGGTTTGTGGGGCTGGTGTCACAGGACCTGTAGGATTTAGATATTGGAGAAACCCAGGTCCAATGGGTCCAGGTATTATCGctaaaaatttgaatgaagCTAAATTCCTTGGTTGGGTCTCATCTTTAATTAATGCGGCATTCACTTACCAAGGTACTGAATTAGTGGGGATTACTGCCGGTGAGGCTGCCAATCCTCGTAAATCTGTTCCTCGTGCTATCAAGAAAGTAGTGTTCCgtattttatttttctatattggttcattatttttcattggtCTTCTCGTCCCTTACAATGACCCAAAACTTACAAGTGATGATAGTTATGTCGCTGCATCTCCATTCATTATCTCTATACAAAATAGTGGGACTCCCATCTTACCTCATATCTTTAACGCAGTCATTCTTTCCACCATCATATCGGCAGCGAATTCAAACGTATACGTTGGATCTAGAATCATGTTTGGGTTAAGTAAAAGTAAATTAGCCCCACGTATCCTTTCGAGgacaaataaaaatggtGTTCCATGGGTAAGTGTAATATTCACAGGTTTATTCGGTGCCCTTGCATACATGGAAACATCCACAGGTGGTGAAGCTGCTTTCAATTGGTTATTAAACATTACAGGTGTAGCAGGATTCTTCTCATGGTTATTCATTTCCATCTCACACGTTCGTTTCATGCAAGCTTTAGAATATAGAGGGATCTCAAGAGATGATTTACCATTTAAAGCAAAATTTATGCCTGGGTTGGCTTATTATgctatttttttcatgACATTGATCATCATTATTCAGGGTTTCACTTCCTTTTGTCCATCATTCGATGGGATTGATTTCCTAGCAGCTTATATATCgtgtttccttttcatcGCCATCTGGATAGTGTTCCAACTTTGGTTCCGTTGTAGACTCATATGGAAGATTGAAGATGTAGATATCGATACGGATCGTAGAGATATAGAGGAAGTGGTATGGGAAGATCCTCCTCCAGTCACATTCTGGGACAAATTCTGGAACGTGGTGGCatga